From the Chryseobacterium fluminis genome, the window GTGAATGATAATTATATAAACTTTATTAATTCTCAATGGAACATTGATTATGATGGTTTTAATAATGGGAAAAACGAATTAGATATCTTCCTACCTGACGCAGGAACTTATGTTGTCCAGCGTAATACAGCGGGGATCGGTGGACAGATTGGCGGTACTGCGAGTCAGACTATTGTTGTTCCTACTTCAGATCCTGTGGCTGGAAATATTATTCAGGGAGGAAGATTCGATACTCCGGCTGAAGTTGCAAAATGGACCATACATCCCATTAGCCCAACTAAGGCGCAGTGGGTATTTACTAATGATGGCAATGGCAATGGTTATGCTACGATAGTTGCATCAGGAGGAAATCAGCAGGCTTTTTATCAGGCTGTACATGTTGAAGCAGGACAAAAGTATTCAATTGATATGGTAGCGTCTTCTGCAACAGCATTACAAGATGCATGGTTTGAAGTGTATATGCTGAACAGCATCCCGGCACCGGGAGGTGATGTAAGCGGCACTATTTACAGAAATATCAATACTTGGGATGGCTGTGGTAAAGCGGCTTTCGGAGGTAAAGTTTCAGGAATAGGCTGTAATAATGACAAGAATAGTGGTATTTATACTGCAACAGCTACAGGAACTGTTTACCTGTTTATTAAATGCGGTGGAGAAAAGGTAAGCAGCCTCAGCGTAGACAAAGTCGAACTAAGAAAAACCACTTAATCTTTCCACAAGCAAAATGATATGATTTCACAACATTCATATAGTTTCGTACTTAGAAGTGCTGCACTTTGCGGTGTAGCGCTTCTTTGTTTTTTAAACCTTAACTGCAGCAGTGCTGCGGATGTTTCCAATAACGAAAATTCGGAAAACGGGATTGCTGCGGGCGATCCTATTCAGGTCTGGCTCACAAAGGGTGATCAATCTGTCAAGCTTCAGCAGCAGTCTTCTGTTAATTTTTCCAATGCTGCCAATACAGGAACCACGATTGAAATTGATGCTTCTCAGATTTTTCAGACGGTCGACGGTTTCGGATATACCCTTACCGGAGGAAGTGTTGAGGTAATGAATCATCTAAGTGCTGCTAAAAAACAGGAATTACTGAACGACCTTTTCGGCAGTTCAGGAATTGGAGTCTCTTACTTAAGAATCAGCATCGGGGCATCAGATCTTAACAGTTCGGTATTTACCTATAATGATATGCCGGCCGGTCAGAAAGATCTTACCCTTTCACAATTCAGCCTGGTTAAGGATCAGGCCGTAATTCAGATGTTAAAAGATATTCTGGCTATTAATCCGAACATTAAAATTCTGGCTACCCCGTGGACGGCCCCTGTCTGGATGAAAACCAATGAAAACAGCGTTGGAGGAAGCTTAAAACCTGAGTATTATAATGTATATGCCCAATATTTTGTAAAATATATTCAGGCAATGCAGGCTCAGGGAATCAAAGTAGATGCGGTTACCCCGCAGAATGAGCCGTTACATCCGGGAAATAATCCCAGCATGTATATGTCGGCTTCAGATCAGACAAATTTTATTAAAAACAGCTTAGGACCTGCTTTTCAGGCTGCCAGTATTAATACAAAAATCATTGCTTATGATCACAACTGCGACGATCCCGCTTATCCATTGGCTGTTTTAAATGATCCTTTGGCAAATCCTTATGTTGACGGTTCCGCCTTTCATTTATACGCAGGAGATATTTCGGCATTAAGCACAGTTCATAATTTATTCCATGCTAAAAATGTGTATTTTACAGAGCAATGGACAAGCTCCACAGGAGGTTTTTCCGGAGATCTGGATTGGCACGTGAAAAACGTAATTATCGGATCCATGAGAAATTGGAGCAAGACCGCATTGGAATGGAATGTTGCCAATGACGCATCGTTTGGACCTCATACTCCGGGTGGCTGTACCCAGTGTAAAGGGGCCATCACCGTGAACGGAGCTACCGGCTATGAAAAAAATGTAGCATATTACATCATTGCTCATGCTTCGAAGTTTGTTCCGGCGAATTCTCAGAGAATTGCGTCCACACAAAGCGGAAATCTTTCTACCGCAGCATTTAAAACACCTGCGGGAAAAACGGTTTTGATTGTCCAGAACAGCAATTCCACGGATAAAACCTTTACGATTAAATATAATCAGAAAACAGCGCCTGTGATGATCTCCGGAAGTTCAACAGCGACCTATATCTTTTAAAATAAATTCATGAAGAAAATTTCGTTCTTTTTACTATTATCAGCATTTGGAATGCATGCATACGGACAAAAGACGGTGGATCAGAAAGTTTCTGAGCTGCTGTCTAAAATGACACTGGAAGAAAAAGTAGGGCAACTGATTCAGTACAGTGGTTTTGAATATGCCACGGGTCCTCAGAATTCCAATTCTGCGAATGTTTTAAACGAAATAAAACAAGGAAAGGTTGGCTCCATGCTCAATGTAGCGGGAGCACAGGAAACCAGGAAATTCCAGGAACTGGCATTGAAATCAAGGCTGAAAATTCCTTTGCTGTTTGGTCAGGATGTTATTCATGGCTACAGAACTACGTTTCCGGTGAATTTAGGTCAGGCGGCAAGCTGGGATTTAAGATTAATCGAAAAATCTGAAAGAATTGCCGCTACCGAAGCATCTGCGTACGGAATTCACTGGACTTTTGCCCCGATGGTAGATGTTGCCAGAGATCCGAGATGGGGAAGAGTAATGGAAGGCTCAGGGGAAGACACGTATCTCGGTATGCAGATCGGATTGGCCAGGATCAGAGGTTTTCAGGGTAAAGGTCTTGGAAATCTTGATGCCATCATGGCCTGTGCCAAACATTTTGCCGCTTACGGAGCAGCTGTGGGAGGAAGAGATTACAATTCCGTAGATATGAGTCTGAGACAATTGCACGAAACCTATCTGCCGCCTTTCAAAGCAGCAGCAGAAGCGGGTGTGGCAACTTTTATGAATTCTTTTAATGATATCAACGGAATTCCGGCTACGGCCAACAAATATATTTTAAGGGAGTTGTTGAAAGGCAAATGGAATTACCACGGCTTTGTGGTTTCAGACTGGGGCAGTATTGGCGAAATGGTGCCTCATGGATATGCGAAGGATAATAAAGAAGCTGCCGAAAAAGCTTTAAATGCAGGAAGCGATATGGATATGGAAAGCCGTGCCTATATGGCGGAGCTTCCAAAACTGGTTCAGGAAGGAAAAGTAGATCTGAAACTGATTGACGATGCTGCAAAAAGAATCCTAATCAAGAAGTTTGAAATGGGATTATTTGACGATCCTTACCGGTTCAGTAACGAAAAAAGACAGAAAGAACAGCTCAATAATCAGGAGAACAGAAAATTCGGAAGAGAATTCGGCTCAAAAAGTATCGTTTTACTTAAAAATGAGAAAAATATTCTTCCCCTTTCAAAATCTACAAAAACGGTAGCTTTAATCGGTCCTTTCGGGAAAGAAACTTCTGCCAATCACGGATTCTGGTCGGTGGCCTTTAAAGATGACGACCAAAGAATCATCACTCAGTTTGACGGAATAAAAAATCAGCTGGACAAAAACTCAACGCTGCTGTATGCAAAAGGAGCGAATATCGATGATCAGGATCGGTCTATGTTTGCAGAGGCGGTGGAAACAGCTAAAAAAGCAGATGTGGTGATCATGACATTAGGAGAAGGTCATGCCATGAGCGGTGAGGCAAAAAGCAGAAGTAACATTCACTTTTCAGGAGTTCAGGAAGATCTGTTAAAAGAAATTGCTAAAACCGGAAAACCGATTGTTTTGATGATCAATGCAGGGAGACCATTGGTTTTTGACTGGGCAGCAGATCATATTCCCACCATTGTCTACACCTGGTGGCTGGGAACGGAAGCCGGAAATTCTATCGCCGATGTTCTTTTCGGAACGGTAAATCCCGGAGGAAAACTTCCGATGACTTTTCCCAGAACGGAAGGACAGATTCCTGTGTATTACAATCATTACAACACCGGAAGACCCGCAAAAAATAATACAGACCGAAATTATGTTTCCGCCTATATTGATCTGGATAACGATCCTAAATTTCCATTCGGATACGGGTTGAGCTATACACAGTTTAAATACTCCGATATGAAGTTAAGTTCAGCAAATCTTAAAGGAAATCAAACCTTAACGATCAGTGTCAGTATTTCCAATACCGGAAATTATGATGGGGAAGAGGTCGTGCAGTTGTACATCAGGGATCTGGTGGGAAGAGTGGTAAGGCCTGTAAAAGAACTGAAGGATTTCCAAAAAGTATTCATTAAAAAAGGAGAGACTAAAACAGTCAGTTTCAGTTTAACCCCGGAAAATTTAAAGTTTTATGATGATGAACTGAATTATGACTGGGAAGCAGGAGATTTCGATATCATGATCGGAACCGACTCTCAGCATGTTCAGACAAAAAGAATCAGTTGGTTACAATAATATAAGTTTTCATTACTAAGAGCGGGATAATACCCGCTTTTGGTGGTAAAGAACAGTTAGTCAGATGATGTTATCTGATAGAACTCATTAATCTTCGGGGAATAACCAGTTCCGTTAATGATATGAAGCAGAATATGGGTAATCATTGTTCAGGATGGTTTGTCTACTGAAAATGAAACAGACAATTTTGTATTAGAAAAATTCAGATAATCATTAATTTAAACCCAGAACCTAAAATTTGCGTATGAAAATCCGGAATAGTATGACAGCTGCAGTTAAAGTGACCTTATTTTTCTCTGTTTTAAGCTGTGGGTCGCATAAGCCTGATTCGGGAATGAAATTAATCTGGAGTGATGAGTTTAACGGAAAAGGGCTGCCGGATTCTACAAAATGGAACTATGATGTTGGAGGTGACGGCTTTGGAAATGAAGAAGCTCAGTTCTATACCAAAAACAGGCTGGAAAATGCCAGGCTTGAAAAAGGAAACCTGGTCATTGAAGCACGGAAAGAAAACTGGAAAAATAATAAATATACCTCTGCAAGACTTCTGACGAAAGGTAATTTTTCCTTTCAGTACGGAACTGTTGAGGTCCGGGCTAAATTACCTAAGGGTCGCGGTACCTGGCCAGCCATCTGGATGATGAGCGAAAACATGAAAAAATGGCCGGATGACGGAGAACTGGATATCATGGAACATGTAGGGTTTAATCAGGGATATATTCATGCGTCAGTTCATACAAAGAAGTTTAATCACCTCATCGGAACGCAGAAAACCGATACCTTAATTGTAAAGGATGCAAGTGAAAAATTCCATGTCTATAAAGCAGATTGGACCCCTGAAAAGATCGATGTTTATATTGATGACAGAAAATTTTTCACGTACGAAAATAAAGAAAAGACAAATGAAGCGTGGCCTTTTGATCAGCCGTATTTTATTATTTTAAATCTTGCCGTAGGCGGGTTTTGGGGTGGAAAAGAAGGAATAGATGACCGTATTTTTCCGCAGAAATATGTCATCGATTACGTAAGGGTTTATCAGAACAAATAATGAAATGGGCGATTGCTCAGAAAAATAGAAGAATTATGAAGAAACTTGTGGTAAGTTGTCTGGTAGTAGGAGTGGTGATGAATGCCCATGCACAGAGCTACTGGAAGAAAAATACAGGAAAAACAGCAAAAGTAATCCTTACCCACTCCAAAACCAATGAAAAAATGGTCGATCAAGGAGTGGTGAAATTTGAAAAAATGGCTCAGCCTAAAGAAACGGATGCCTGCATTTTTGTGGATCCTGATTTTAGATATCAAAAACTCATAGGAATCGGAGGAGCAATTACCGATGCTTCTGCGGAGACCTTCTACAAACTTTCAAAAAATAAGCAGAAAGAAATTATTGATGCGTATTACGGAAAAAATGGTTTGGGATATACTGTGGTTCGCACCAATATGAACTCATGTGATTTCTCCAGCGATTCTTATACATATGTAACGGAGAATGATAAATCTCTGAAATCATTTAACGTAGCTCATGACGAAAAATATAAAATCCCGTTCATTAAAGAAGCCCAAAAAGCAATTGGAAATAACTTTACGTTTTATTTCTCTCCGTGGAGCCCGCCGGCCTGGATGAAATCGAATAAAAGCATGCTGAAAGGAGGAAGGCTTGAAAATACTTTTTATCAGACCTGGGCAGATTATTACATCAAATTCATTAAAGAATACGAAAAAAGAGGAATTCATGTTTGGGGACTCACTGTTCAGAATGAGCCAATGGCCACTCAGACGTGGGAATCCTGTATTTATACTGCCGAAGAAGAAGGGGAGTTTCTGAAAAATAATTTAGGTCCGACCCTTTGGAAAAATGGTTTTAAAGATAAAAAAGTGATGATCTGGGATCATAACCGCGATCTGATCTTCCAAAGAGCAACAACGACCTTAAGTGATCCTGAAACTTCAAAGTATGCCGCGGGAATAGGATATCACTGGTATGAAACATGGAATAACAAAACCCAGCTGTTTGATAATTTGTCAGAAACGCAACGCGCTTTCCCGGATAAATTTCTGGCTTTTACAGAAGGCTGTAAAGAGCAGTTCGACAGGTCTAAAATTTATGATGTGAGTTTAGGCGAACTGTACGGAAGAAATATGATCAACGATTTCAATAAAGGAACTGCATTATGGACAGACTGGAACGTTCTTCTTGATGAGACGGGCGGGCCCAACCATGTCGGGAATTTCTGTTTTGCCCCCATTATTGCGGATACAAAAACAGGTGAGGTTCAATACACCTATGAATATTATTATGTAGGCCATGTTTCAAAGTATATCAAACCGAATGCTCAGAGAATTGGTAGTTCTTCCAACCGGGCAGCTTTAACGTCCACTACTTTTATGAATGAAAACGGACAGCTGGTGACCGTGATCATGAATGATTCTGAAAATGATATCGATACCCACCTTTGGATCGAAGGAATGGCTGCCAAGCTGTCAGCACCGGCACACTCTATACAGACCGTAATTTTATAGACTTCATATTAACATTTATTTTATGACCCGGCGGCATCGCAGATGCCGCCGGGTTTTTACTGTCATATTTATCGTGATCGGTATAAAGATTACTCTTGCTTTTATTATTCCTTTGATTGATATTATAGTGCGCTACGGACAAGGCAAGTATTAATGCAAAGCCTGTTTCAGAATATAAATCTCCTCTCCACATTCCTGCTGTTAAATCAACTTCGCTTCTAAGTACAAACTGTTCTGAAAGACCAGACTCATTATAGATATCTAAACCGAAAAGTCCTGCCTGGATTTCAAAAAATGAGTTGTATGTTAACGATTTTTCTTGCGAATACATTAAAGTTCCGGTATATACTAATAAAGAAGCTCTTTAAACTTATATAGGAAAAAAGAGTTCGAGAAAATTAGCAAGTTTGGATTGCAATTTAAAAGAATAATAATCTGGAACTCATCAGCAAAGATCAAATAAAGAAATGGATTTTACTCATTTAAGCAGAAGAAAAGAGGATTTTCTACGAAGTTTGACTTGGTAAAAATAATTCAGACCATTATAAAACGGCTGAAAACCGGCTGCCAGTGGCGGGAACTTTCGTTAAAGGACTATTTCGGGGAAGAAAATACCGCAGAATTAAGTGTACATCAGAAGAAAATCAAAGATTTTCAAAAACTTAAGTGTGCTTCTTCTGCGTAAAGTATTACTTATATTAACTAAAGTGTTTAGAATCTTTTGGATTGCCTTTGTGGTTTACTACAGACAACCACACGAAGGGATTCGTGCGGTAGCTGTATGTGGTTATTCTCTCACACTTAAATACATTTTAAAAAGTTTAAAAGATACCGCAGAATTCAGTCTATCTCAGAAGAAAATCAAAGATTTTCAACAGGACTTGCGTGTACTTCTTTTAAGCGAAGTATATTACTTAAATAAACCTAATGTTAAAAATCTTTTCGGATCTCCTTTGTGATAATAGAAAAGTTCAAACAGCTTTAAAATTAGAAATAATTTTTTCACCATATTATTTTTTATAGAAGTCATAATTTCCATTTAGATTACCTTTTGTCCATTTACCATTCATGGATTTATCATTTAAATATCCTGAAAAACTTAATCCGGTTTTTGTACTTGCATCAAATTTCCCACTAATCATTACATATCCTGATAAGCCTTCAGAGGTATTCAATGCAGTATAATATACAGTTCCTTCAATGTTGCCTGTATCAGAAACGTTAAATTTAATTTCTCCTGATAAGCCTCCATTAAAGTTTCCCATATAATTCCCCTGAAATTTAGAATTTGATTGTAATTTTAGATTTTCATCGGAAATGCAGGAGGTGAATACAAAGAAGAGGGTAAGAAAAAAATATTTCATAATATTTTAATTAGCGTTAAGTTTTACTCCATGCCAAGCGCCATTTTTCTTGGCTATCCCATACATGTTCACAGCAACAGCGTCGGGTTTTGAAAAATTCCACTTATAGCTTGTCAAAGCCAGTCCATTGCCAGTGCCTCCACCAAAAGTATAAGTGAATTGCGGAGAAGCCACCCCCCAGTCAAAAACTCTTTCAATGACATCCTGATTATTTTGTACCTGACTGAAATCATAGTAGCATACATATGAAACGCTAAAAGAATCTACAACAAAAGCGACTCTGTTTAGCTTTTTATTTTGTCCTTCAAGAAATTTATTCGCCTGTTTCCATGCATTATCCCAAAATAATTTATCTAATTGCTCTTCTGTAAGCCCAGTAAAGTCAACTGTGAATTGAATAATTCCATCTAATTTAGATGCAAATGGTAATGATGGAATGTTTTGGTTTTGCGAGAAGGCAAAAGATATACCGTCGGATGAGGAATACATGTTACTGCCAAACCAATATGCTTGTTTGGGAACTCCAGCAGGAGAACTCATCTTCATTGAATGATTGAATGTCCATTTTATTGAATTAACACCTATGCCCAATTGATCTGCATTTTCTTTTCTCCATAATCCTGTCCATCCTTTGTATTGATGTTTTACTTACAGCCTATTGCATAGACAAGAAATAAATTTTGTGAATAAAACTTGACCTTTACTCTTCTTCTGCTTTCATATTTATCATCTGTTTCCCAAGTTTTCCCAAAAAGATTTCCTAACCAGGGTTTTCTTACAGTTCCAATAGGGAGTTTTTGTACGATAGCTGCAATAGATGTTTCCGCAGGAGTGGTGTAAGTACCACCGCCACTATATCCATCACCATCTAATACCATTGGTTGTATTTTAGATACAAAATACTCAATATTGCTTGCATCAGATAATGGCGTTAATTTATCTGCTATTCTGTCATTAACAAAATCTTCTCTAACGGCTTGTTCGGTAGGCTCTAAAAGGTTAGTTGAAATTTGTCTTACTTCAAGATAATTTTCAAGATTGATATAATTGTCAGCAGGGGTAACGAATAATCCAACATCAGTATATTTATATATATTATCTGCAACTTGTATTTCTGCATTTCCATTTAACATTGCTGCAAATACATCATCACCAACTACCTCTTCTAAATCATCTAAATCGTCATAAATATCGTCATTGTTAATAGCCATAATTTTAGCCGTACTAGATGACTGCTTTTGCAAATATTCAATTTTTCGAATTTTTAATTTTGAAAAAACTTCAGCTTCATTTTTTTCTGTAATGATGGGAACAAGTGATTCAATCCCTTTTTTATCAATAAAATTCTGAACTCTTTCACGATTTATAGTCTTTAGTTCTTTAAGTTGCTGCTAATGATGCTTTGTTAGGAAAATATAATCTTCCATTTTTTACACTTGCTTGCTCAATTATAGTCGACTTATCAGATAATGTTTCCGTAAGTTCTTCATGGCAAGAAGTTGTAAATACCAATAAGCTGAATATTGCTATTTTTAATAAATTGTATTTTTTCATTTGTGTTGATTGTTTTATCTCATTTGTGTATAACTACAGATAGATATATAATATTGATTTTGTTATGATAATTACTAAAATTTGTAGCTTGTTTTCTTTATAGCAGATAATTACCAAGCTTGAAATTATCTGCTACTTCAGTTAGGGGTTTCATCATTTTTATGTTTTTTCAAATTTAAAAATTAAATTAATTTTAATCAAATTTTTTTCACTCGGGAAAGATTTATGGGAATTGGTTATTCAGTTTGTTTATTCCTAAACTCTTCTTAATGATCCTGTCTGCAATGATGGATGTATTTACCGGTTGATTTCCTCCAAAACTTTGAGTATGGGAAGCGGAATCCATCAGTATTGTCGGACTGTATCCTTTCAATACAATATTTCCAAGATTCATTTTTTCCTGACTGAATGCCACTTTTGTAACGATACCTACAAATGTCCGTTCAGGACTTTCATTTTCAGCATCCTTATATTTAAAGGTAACGGTGAGCCGTTTTCCCAGAAATTGTCTCGCTTCTTCAAGATGGTGGTTCTGCGCTTCTCTCAAAGAATCATGTGCTAAAGTAAGTTCAAAGTAATGATGTCTTCTTGCACTCTGCTGTAGGTGGAAGTGCTTAAAGTGGCTGACAGGTTTTCCTTTAATCACAATATCGAGTTTCACCGTGCGGTGTATGCCGGGAATGTAATTCTCCGAAATCAGGGCAGAATTGAAGGTGCTTTTCTTCATAATTTGTGTATGTGTTTTTGATCTTGAATCAATAAATATAGACAAAAATATAATGTCCGGCATAAAGATTTGTAGTAATTCTCAGCGCGTGAAAAAATAATACCAGTTGTTATTCAACTGCTTAAACAAGATATATGCCTTCCTGTTTGAGATGACAGCATTGGTGATGCAGCCAAATTTTCATTATTAAAACAAAAAAAAACCGAAGCTGAAAGCTTCGGTTGTATCGTATCTTCAATAATAGAAAATTATTCTACATTATATTTATTCACAACTTTCTGAGTAACTCCGGAGCTGCTGAAACCTCCGTCATGGAACAGGTTCTGCATGGTTACCTTTTTCGTAAGGTCGGAGAAAAGTGTGACACAGTAATCGGCACATTCAAGAGCAGTAGCATTGCCCAGTGGAGACATATCTTCTGCATATCCGAGGAAACCTCCGAAACCTTTTACACCGCTGCCGGCTGTAGTAGGAGTAGGAGACTGGGAAACGGTATTTACCCTTACTTTTCTTTCTCCCCAATAATTTCCGAACGTTCTTGCGATACTCTCAAGATAAGCCTTATTATCAGACATATCATTATAATCAGGGAATGTTCTCTGAGCAGCAATATACGTAAGTGCAAGAATGCTTCCCCATTCATTCATACAATCTTTCTGATAAGCTACACGCATTACTTTATGGAAAGAAACGGCAGAAATATCCCAGCCTTTTTCCAACCAGTCATAATTCATCTCTGTATAATGTTTTCCTTTTCTTACGTTGATAGACATTCCGATGGAATGAAGGATGAAATCGATTTTCCCAAATTTGGCAATGGCAGCATCAAAAAGTTTTTCAAGATCTTCGATTGAAGTAGCATCTGCGCCAATCACATCTGAACCTGTTTTTTCCGCTAATCCATTAAGTTCTCCCATTCTCAAAGCAATAGGAGCATTTGATAAGATAAATTCAGCACCTTCTTCATGACATCTTTCAGCAACTTTCCATGCGATTGATTGATCATTAAGGGCTCCAAAAATAATTCCCTTTTTGCCTTTAAGTAAACCGTATGACATATTTTTTAATGTTTATTAATAGTACAAATGTAGGAATAATTTGTATTTAAAGCCTAATAAAAAAGGAAGCCTTGATAAAAAGACTAACCCAACGTGATATTTCTGTTATTGTAAATTTTAATAATCTGATCAGAATTGATAATTTTTAAATTGATGACTGTCTACATTATAATATAGAGGAAAATGAAATTTAACATAAACTCACAGCAGGATAAACTCACATTCTGAATTCAATAATGAACAAAAAATAAAAACGGAATCTTCGTGAGATTCCGTTTCTATCTTGAAAATATTTATATGACTGAAATTTTAATTGGTCTTTTTATTCCATTCTGCTTTCACATCCTCTGCAGCATCTTTTGTTTTTTCCCATGCGTCATTGGCTTTGTCCTTTACATCCTCCCATGTATCTGAAAAATTATTTTTTGCTCTGTCTAACCAGTCTTCCTGTCTCGCTTCCTCATCATTGTTTCTTTTCTCATTGATGTATTCTTTAGCTCTGTCAGCTAAATCTTCAACTTTCCATTTTGCATCATTGGCTGCCCCTTTTAAAGAGTCTTTGGTGTTATCTACTGCATTTTCCGCTTTGTTGTAATCTGAATTGTTCATAACATTAATATTTTTGTGTTGTTAAGTACATATAAACAAGAACTATTCCTAAAAGAAAAAGTACGCTGTTAAAATTTTCTTAATTTTTGTGGTACCAGAGTAAGTGTTAAGGATCAAATTTACTGATACCTGCTTATGAGCAAAAACCCGGAACAATATTACATTATTATTTGTCTTACAATTTAACATTAACAGCATTCGAAATAAATTTTAAATTAACGTTTTTTAAATGTCTGCGCACTTTTTAGGCAGAGGAAACTGCAGAGATTATCTCAAAATCAACTTCCTCAAACAGTGATAAATTTAATTTTATTCATTTTAAAGTGATGTTTTTTGATAATTTTTCAATTTTAATACACGCCTTAAAGAATTAAGAACCCGTGTAGAAGTGCTTCAGTACACGATTTAAGATATAGTTAATATTGAATTATGTGTCATTAAACAGTGATTAAGTTAACGTTTTATCACTATATTGTGGTTTTATTGAAAAATATTTAAAAATTTGCCTTATTTATTGAAAATTATTACATTTGCATCCTCAAATAATTAACTATTAATAATTAAGCCATGCAAAAAAAACTAATACTGCAATTTATTTTTCTATTTTCTTTATTCTCTCATTTGGCATTCGCTCAAGTAGGGATAGGCACCCCAAATCCGGACTCTTCTGCCATGCTGCAGATCAGTGCTAAGGACAAAGGCGTTCTTTTCCCGAATATTGCTTTAAGCTCATTAACTGATAAACTTACAATTCCTTCTCCGGCAGACGGCCTTATGGTGTGGAATACCGGAACGGGAGGCCTTGCTGAAACCGGTTTCTATTATTGGAATAACCTGAAATGGAACCTGATCTCAGTGACTGGAGCCAGTTCCGGGAATGGGGTCAATTCCGGCAGCGGAACTGCAAGTGCCACCTGGAACAATATGGGAACAAACACTGGTAATTACGGGGGCGCCGATACGAATCTTTCACTGGGGACCTGTACCCATGACGACCTGGTCTTCAAAGTAAATTCTGTAAAAGCAGGAAGGCTGGGAACAGACAATTCAATAAGCTTGGGAACAAGTGCCAATGCAGGTCAGAACGGTATTGCCATCGGAATCGGAAGTTCCGCGTACCAGGGAGTCTCTGTAGGAAACGAAACTTCTGTAACGGCTAATGATGCCGTAGCCGTAGGTAATAAGTCCACTGCTGCAGGATACCAGTCTACCGCAGTAGGATATCATGCGAAAACGAATAAAAATGAATCCATCGCTATAGGGAACAATTCTCTTACAGACGGGTTTCAGTCTGCGGCGAT encodes:
- a CDS encoding glycoside hydrolase family 30 protein, with translation MISQHSYSFVLRSAALCGVALLCFLNLNCSSAADVSNNENSENGIAAGDPIQVWLTKGDQSVKLQQQSSVNFSNAANTGTTIEIDASQIFQTVDGFGYTLTGGSVEVMNHLSAAKKQELLNDLFGSSGIGVSYLRISIGASDLNSSVFTYNDMPAGQKDLTLSQFSLVKDQAVIQMLKDILAINPNIKILATPWTAPVWMKTNENSVGGSLKPEYYNVYAQYFVKYIQAMQAQGIKVDAVTPQNEPLHPGNNPSMYMSASDQTNFIKNSLGPAFQAASINTKIIAYDHNCDDPAYPLAVLNDPLANPYVDGSAFHLYAGDISALSTVHNLFHAKNVYFTEQWTSSTGGFSGDLDWHVKNVIIGSMRNWSKTALEWNVANDASFGPHTPGGCTQCKGAITVNGATGYEKNVAYYIIAHASKFVPANSQRIASTQSGNLSTAAFKTPAGKTVLIVQNSNSTDKTFTIKYNQKTAPVMISGSSTATYIF
- a CDS encoding glycoside hydrolase family 3 N-terminal domain-containing protein, which gives rise to MKKISFFLLLSAFGMHAYGQKTVDQKVSELLSKMTLEEKVGQLIQYSGFEYATGPQNSNSANVLNEIKQGKVGSMLNVAGAQETRKFQELALKSRLKIPLLFGQDVIHGYRTTFPVNLGQAASWDLRLIEKSERIAATEASAYGIHWTFAPMVDVARDPRWGRVMEGSGEDTYLGMQIGLARIRGFQGKGLGNLDAIMACAKHFAAYGAAVGGRDYNSVDMSLRQLHETYLPPFKAAAEAGVATFMNSFNDINGIPATANKYILRELLKGKWNYHGFVVSDWGSIGEMVPHGYAKDNKEAAEKALNAGSDMDMESRAYMAELPKLVQEGKVDLKLIDDAAKRILIKKFEMGLFDDPYRFSNEKRQKEQLNNQENRKFGREFGSKSIVLLKNEKNILPLSKSTKTVALIGPFGKETSANHGFWSVAFKDDDQRIITQFDGIKNQLDKNSTLLYAKGANIDDQDRSMFAEAVETAKKADVVIMTLGEGHAMSGEAKSRSNIHFSGVQEDLLKEIAKTGKPIVLMINAGRPLVFDWAADHIPTIVYTWWLGTEAGNSIADVLFGTVNPGGKLPMTFPRTEGQIPVYYNHYNTGRPAKNNTDRNYVSAYIDLDNDPKFPFGYGLSYTQFKYSDMKLSSANLKGNQTLTISVSISNTGNYDGEEVVQLYIRDLVGRVVRPVKELKDFQKVFIKKGETKTVSFSLTPENLKFYDDELNYDWEAGDFDIMIGTDSQHVQTKRISWLQ
- a CDS encoding glycoside hydrolase family 16 protein encodes the protein MKIRNSMTAAVKVTLFFSVLSCGSHKPDSGMKLIWSDEFNGKGLPDSTKWNYDVGGDGFGNEEAQFYTKNRLENARLEKGNLVIEARKENWKNNKYTSARLLTKGNFSFQYGTVEVRAKLPKGRGTWPAIWMMSENMKKWPDDGELDIMEHVGFNQGYIHASVHTKKFNHLIGTQKTDTLIVKDASEKFHVYKADWTPEKIDVYIDDRKFFTYENKEKTNEAWPFDQPYFIILNLAVGGFWGGKEGIDDRIFPQKYVIDYVRVYQNK
- a CDS encoding glycoside hydrolase family 30 protein, which produces MKKLVVSCLVVGVVMNAHAQSYWKKNTGKTAKVILTHSKTNEKMVDQGVVKFEKMAQPKETDACIFVDPDFRYQKLIGIGGAITDASAETFYKLSKNKQKEIIDAYYGKNGLGYTVVRTNMNSCDFSSDSYTYVTENDKSLKSFNVAHDEKYKIPFIKEAQKAIGNNFTFYFSPWSPPAWMKSNKSMLKGGRLENTFYQTWADYYIKFIKEYEKRGIHVWGLTVQNEPMATQTWESCIYTAEEEGEFLKNNLGPTLWKNGFKDKKVMIWDHNRDLIFQRATTTLSDPETSKYAAGIGYHWYETWNNKTQLFDNLSETQRAFPDKFLAFTEGCKEQFDRSKIYDVSLGELYGRNMINDFNKGTALWTDWNVLLDETGGPNHVGNFCFAPIIADTKTGEVQYTYEYYYVGHVSKYIKPNAQRIGSSSNRAALTSTTFMNENGQLVTVIMNDSENDIDTHLWIEGMAAKLSAPAHSIQTVIL
- a CDS encoding enoyl-ACP reductase FabI, translated to MSYGLLKGKKGIIFGALNDQSIAWKVAERCHEEGAEFILSNAPIALRMGELNGLAEKTGSDVIGADATSIEDLEKLFDAAIAKFGKIDFILHSIGMSINVRKGKHYTEMNYDWLEKGWDISAVSFHKVMRVAYQKDCMNEWGSILALTYIAAQRTFPDYNDMSDNKAYLESIARTFGNYWGERKVRVNTVSQSPTPTTAGSGVKGFGGFLGYAEDMSPLGNATALECADYCVTLFSDLTKKVTMQNLFHDGGFSSSGVTQKVVNKYNVE